Genomic DNA from Dama dama isolate Ldn47 chromosome 26, ASM3311817v1, whole genome shotgun sequence:
CACTAAGGCTGCTTGAATTGTTATGGGCTCTGGTTACAGGAGACATTCTCCAGGAGGCCCCAGGAGCCTAGAAGCCAAGGGCGGAGGAAGACCAGCGAACTTCCCAGAACTGCCCCCAGGAGGACGGGAATGGACCCCAGATGTTACGTCCAACCTAACGTGGACGTAACCCGGAACATGTTCACCAACCAGGAACATGTTCACATTTCTGCACGTGCTTGCCTAATTCTCCCGTCTGCAGGAGAAGGAAgccttttaaattaaatttgcaGAGCTGTCTCTCACATGTTCAAGAAGTCTTCAGATTATTTTAAACACGCTGTAAGCCTACCAGTTCCATGGAGATGTGGCCTCATTGATCAGGGGAGCTTTCAGAGCATCCGTTTACGAAAAGCAATTGCTAAGATTCACTGCCCGCTCAGGAGGCTTAGGTGCCCAAATTGTGTTGAAAGACTTACTCTTTGCTCTAAGTAGCAACTTCTGAAAACTGTAATAAACAACTATGAGGtcatgtaattcttttttttttttcatgtaattcttAATTAGAAAGGCTTTCAGAAGAAAGGGGAATGCGGTTGTGTTTAAATGAAGCAAAACTGGAAAGACTGGATCCACGCACTGTAGACTGTTGTTATCATCTACACCGTCGTGTTGCATCTCCACCACTGGTTTCCAAACACCTAGGACGGACGTTGGCAGGCCCAGGGCTGGTGTCGGGAGCCTGTTTTAACAGCTTCACCCCTTGCTCTGCTCTCGGTCTTGGCCAGAAGCAAAGACACTGCAATGAAATTCAATGAAATTCACTGCAGCACGCGCTGGCCTTCCATCCGTCTCATTCTGACCTTTACCCTGACTCTTGGCAAAAACTGTGCCAAGAGTGGTGCTACAGTTACAAATTAAGCAAATGTGGTCAGAGAACTCTTGGGGTTTTGTTTGTATTTCTAAGTACCTAACTACAGTCACTATAAGGTTTGAGGTGGGTGAACTACTTAGGGGGTATTTGATTATGCTAGATTATTATGCTTGATTATTGCATATGGGTGTATGCaaactcagttgcttcagttgtgtctgactctttgtgaccccatggaccatagcctgccaggctcctctgtccatggaattttccaggcaagaatactggagtgggttgccattttcttctactccaggggatcttcctgacccagggattgagcccgtgtctcttgtgtctcctgcattgcaggtggattctttacccagtgagccacgagggaagcctggAAAATATAAACAGGAAGCAAAACTTGCACTTTGACTTCTGAATGAACAGAGGATTTCAGatccgagagagagagagagagagcgcgagAACTTTCTTTTACACATGTTGTTTTTGCTTATCCTGTGGaatcttttcaataaaaaaatattttatttgtttggctgcagcaggtcttagttgcagaatgcGAACTCAGCTGTggctgtgggatccagttccctgaccagggagcaaacccaggccccctgcattggcaacacagtcttagtccctggaccaccagggaagtccctatcctaTGGAATCTTGAGACCATCTATCTTCTCAAACTCTGCCTACAAGAAAAGTAAATGGACTGCACAAGGTCTACAGGATATTAGCTGACAATGATGTGAGTGTGTGCAACGTAAACCTTGGTGTGAAAATACAGAGCCTAGTATGCAGAAAATttggttcagctcagttcagtcgttcggtcctgtccgactctttgcgaccccatggactgcagcacaccaggcctccctgtccatcacctgtccaactcccggagcttactcaaactcatgtccatggagtcgatgatgccatccaaccatctcatcctctgtcatccccttctcctcccgccttcaatctttcccagcatcagggtcttttccaatgagtcaattctattatttttatttaaatagaatgGTGATAACTCAAAAAGGGTACAAGATAAATCTTGCCTAtcagaacaaaattaaaaaattaaactggacttccctggtggtccagcggttaagaatccaccagccagtgTGGGGGACGTAGATTCGATCCTTAATCCAGAAAGAGTCCATATGCCACGGAGCAAGTAAGTGCACCGCAGCAAGAGAaaccatggcaatgagaagcccgctctttgccaaaaaaaaaaaaaaaaagttaaaataaactcTCTAGGTTGTAATATTACTAGAAGCTAAATACCAAAAGGGAGAGTTGATTTGTTTAGCCAGAACCCATGAGTGTAGACAGACCTCACCGTctacactgaagaattgacgagATCATAGATACTGAAGTGCCCGGACGGTCGTGTGATTCTTGGCCTGATTTCCAGTTTTCTGTACTGGGAACACGAGCCTAGAGCTTCCCCTTCTAAGAACTACCAgctactggaatgcaaaagcctTCGCACTGAAAATGAATGCAAACACCTGTGCTGAACTCTACATTGGCCAAGTGTTCATGTAGTGGAGAGAAAAGACTGTCTCCAGTGAATTTAGAACTCTTCCTTGGAACTTACATATTGAGGATGTGCGTTCCAAGGACAAAGAACAAGGGCAATTGCCAAGCTTGCATTCAGTAGTTCCACCGTTTGCTGTAACAATGGAATGATTGAGAAACTATTTTTATATTGTTGGGTAAAGCAAGTAAGGAATGAAATGCTTGTGTTAGAAATAATGCAATTTGGTATAAACGATTTgattacaaaaatgaaagaaattaagtaGAAGTACTCTACAAGTACTGACCTGACTTGCCTCTggagaaactgtatgcaggtcaggaagcaacagttagaactggacatggaaaaacagactggtttcaaataggaaaaggctgtatattgtcaccattcttatttagtttatatgcagagcatcatgagaaatgctgggctggaggaagcacaagctggaatcaagattgctgggagaaatatcaataacctcagatatgcagaggacaccacccttatggccgaaagcaaagaagaactaaagagcctcttgatgaaagtgaaagaggagagtgaaaaagttggcttaaaattcaacattcagaaaactaagatcatatcacccagtcccatcacttcatggcaaaaagatggggaaacggtggaaacagtgacagactttattttggagggctccaaaatcactgcagctggtgactgcagccatgaaataaaaagatgttactccttggaagaaaagttatgaccaacctagatagcatattaaaaagcagagacataacattgccaacaaaggtccctctagtcaaggctatagtttttccagtggtcatgtatggatgttgagagttggaccacaaagaaggctgagcaccaaagaattgatgtttttgaacagtggtgttggagaagactcttgagagtctcttggactgcaaggagatccagccagtccatcctaaaggaaatcagtcctgaatgttcgttggatggactgatgttgaatctgaaactccagtactttggccatctgacgtgaagagctgactcattggaaaagaccctgatgctgggaaagattgagggcaggaggagaagggggtgacagaggatgagatggctggatggcatcaccgactcatggacttgagtttgagtgaactccgggagttggtgatggacagggaggcctggcgtgctgcggttcatggggtcgcaaagagtcggacacgactgagtgactgaactgaactgaactgaactctacaaGAATTGACAGGGAAATATCAGTGTGAgcgcatgatttttttaaagtccttttgAGTGCTGTGGGCTGAACTGGCCAAGACACCCTGCGCCTCGGGCCGCAGGAGGGAGCCGGGCTGGCATGTGGGGTACTGACACTCCCCACCCGAGGAGCAGGGTCTTCACGGTGGGGCCGGGCAGTCGGGGGCTCTCGTGCCGGACCCAGTGCGATCAAAGCAGAGAGACCCGGGCAGGGGCTCGCAGAGGCCAAAGTGATGACCTTTGAGCCGAAAACAGTGAACATCATTGACAAAAACATTCAGTCTGTGACAGTTCCTGAGTCGGCTCTGCTCAAAAGGGAAAACAccggaaaaaatatttcaaaataatctgttacaactgaaATAGCTATTGAACCAATTATACTTGAAAAattggcagaaaaggaaagagttgAGAGTTTATCCTGGCTCTTCAGTGGGGCCCATGTCCAGGTGTAAGTGAAGAGTTTGGTTAATGGAATAAAGCTCTACCTTATAGTAAAGCTCTGATAACTAGACAGAGAAAGCCACTGTCCAGCTGCCCTTGTGACTGCCTAGGTACGAGTCACTGGCCGGGGCTGAAATACTGTCTGGGTCGGCCTCGGCGGACCTTGAGAGCAGCTGAGGGGGCTCAGGGCCGGCTCCGTCAGGAACACAGACAAGTCACGGAAGGAACACCAGCGCAGGGCGCCTGTTGGCAAGGCGATCCTGGGTTTGAGGGCATCTTCCCTAGGAAAGCTGTCAGGGAACGGCTCGTGCTCGCGCGGCTTTTCTGAGGTTTCTGTTACCCCCACCAGCAGACCACCATGATCCCGGGAGCCCCCTGGCCAACCCCTGGGGCTGGTGCCACCTCCCCCCCAGGCCAGCCTCCGCCCTCCTCGCTCCCCACAGCTCCAAGGCCACGGCCCTGCCTCGGCAACAGACACCTCGTGTGACTCCCTCCGCTCACTCCTGGGCCTGAAAACCGAGTTCTTCTGAGACAAGGACCCGCCGCGGAAGCGCTCCAATGTAGCGATGTAGCGTCCGGTGTCGGGACCTCAGTGTGACAGCTCGTGTTTTGGATACCCTCGGCcaacctcccccctcccccagccgcaCAAACAAATCCGAGAAGATGGCTGAGACGTCCTGGACGAAAACCTAGGAAGGCACAGTCCCTGAGCCCGGCCGGAGGTCCTGAGTGGCCCTTTGGTGGGTGGGAGCAGCCTTTGCAGGAGGTGTGGGGCGTGGCCGGCAAGGTGGGAGGAAGGTCACCGAAGGGGCCTGTGCATTTCCCGGCCGCCACGTCTGTGCCCAGGGACGTGTGGGTCCAGCCCAGGGCAGCGCAGGACACTCGTCACGGCAGCCACCTCTGCCCCGTGACCCGTCAGAGGAAGGACGTGTCCTGTGGCTGAAGCCGCCGTGGCCCTTTGACACATGACAGTCGACGTCATTCATCACGGAAGTGTCACAGCGCTGGCTTTGAACCCCgcattttattatttgaaatggaAAACATTTTGAGCCCTGGAAtagtatttccctggtggctcagataataaagcgtttgcctgcaatgaggcagactcgggttcaatccctgtgtcgggaagatcccctggaggaggaaatggcaacccactccagtactcttgcctggaaaatcccaaggatggaggagcctggtggactatactgtccatggggtcgcagagagttggacacgacttcacttttcactttcagtattaaTTTTAGATAGACCGTTACATGTGGTAGTTTAAAAAATCGAAAATGTGTTGCTactgtcaactaaaaaaagatgtacaacttgagagttgtgagttacgttttatttggggcaaaatgagcctgggaggcagcatctcagagagctctgagagactgctccaaagcggcagtgggggaaagtcaatatataaggttttggtgaagggggagttcactACCATGAAGCATTCATTTTACCAAAGGtgttttgttagtcatgagggtctgatgtcaccatgaagggatttagtgcttctctaggtatgaggtgatacaaggattgagatcataaaacctgttcctaaaaacatccagctatctaaagacctgtcccaccagatcccctggagcacagagggcctcactccaccctgaactccctcagggggtgGTGAAGGTCACCAGCTATCGTAGCACGGGGCTCAGTCCccgtagaggcagatggcaaaggcCTTTGGTGTTCAGTCATTGGcgatgctcttggtaagtgccaatttgtagttgacactacCAACCCAAACTTGGGTCTCCTCGCCCACTCAGGAAAGCCAACGCACTGACCCTGGGctgtggggaaggaaagggtggtgTTTACTGCAGGCGCCGGAGCAAGGAGTCTGGACAGCTGGTGCCCCACACAGCCCAGCTCCCCGCGGTTTCAGCAAAGCGTGTTTCCAGGCCAGGTGAGGAAGGGGGTCCCAGGGAGTGTGATCTgctctctgattggttgatggggGATCACAGGGAGGGGTCAGGTGTTCACATGATCAATCCTCAGGTGCCAATATGTCTGGGGGACCATGTCCTCTCAGTCCTCAAGTAGTTGACTTCTTCCGTTTGGTGAGGGTTTAGCATCCGTGAGATAGCGCAGGAATGAGCACCAGACCTGTCATCTGGGGGCTTCAGAGGGGGGCTCAGTGGAGGTCCTGGGGGAGGGGTCCACCCCAAAGGCCCATCCGGTCCTGCTCAATTGGGCTTTTAGAGTAATCACATTTGCACCAAACTGATCCCTGTGTTTTCCTGTTTTAGTTGTTACTGCCATtgttattggagaaggcaatggcaccccactccagtactcttgcctggaaaatcccatggacggaggagcctggtgggctgccgtccatggggttgcaagagtcggacacaactgagcgacttcactttcacttttcactttcatgcattggagaaggaaatggcaacccactccagtgttcttgcctggagagtcccagggacgggggagcctggtgggctgtcgtctatggggtcgcacagggtcggacacgactgaagtgactcagcagcagcagccttgttATTACTGTGTATGTATCCGTATATATGCACATGGTTAATGTATTTACACATTTATGTTGGCTTGGTGCTCTCTACGGACACTGCCCAATACCCAGGTGCGGTGCCCTGAGGACACCTGCAGGAAGCTGGCACCGCGCCAGGAGGGCAGGTCACATAGCCACCACGTTCTGGGACAACTCACTTCTCCTGTCACCCCAAGACAAGGCTTGGTACGCTCACAGGAGGAGCACAGAGCCGGGGGGTCCATGCTCCCAGGAGGGTTCCCGTCCAGCCTGCTGGGAGAAGGAAGTTTTAATACCATTTGATACCAGTCTCTTTGGTGAGACTTCCGCTTACAATCGGAATGCCTGCTTGTTCTAAGTGTCCTTTCTGCTAATGATTCACCGGTCATTTTAAAGGAACCGAGAACCTTTAAGAGAATAACTCTGGTTCTGGGACACAGCTATCCTGCTGGTGCTGACGCTGAAGGGACTTAGGAGTCAGATTCCAGCCAGGAACGCTGTACCCGAACCTCTTCTCGTTCCTCTGGGGTCCTGGCCTGTGTCCTTGCCGGGACTCTGTGCAGAGAAGGGGGAGCTGAGGGCGGCGGGAGACCCCGTCGGGAAGCTGGCCTCCGGGGCCCCTCAGCAGCCGCTCTGACGTGGGCGCCTTCCCCGAGCCCTGTGCCCTGCACACACCCTGCTCGCCCGTGTCCCCTCAGGGCGGAAGTGGCCCTGCCGGCCTGCCCGCACTTCCTCACCAGGCGCCCCGGGTGTGACGGCGTCTCAGGGAAGCCACGGCTGGGGCAGGGAAGCGACCATCTCCCGACTGACACCTTGAGCTTCGCGGGCTCCTTGCTGGCACTAGAGACGGGTAGCATGGGTTCTCCAAGGtgcaagggggaggggaggacccAAAGCCACAGGCTAACAGGGGTGGCTCCGGACGGGACAGGCTGTGGGGCTCTTTTATATGCACCTGGATGGTTTGCATTGCCTACAAGTCCTGTTACTTGTGGGACTGATCAGGCAGAAGGCACTGTTTTAATGAATTCCATCTAGGCTCTGATCGAAAGTTCCTTTCAACCACCCTCACCTGCAGGCAGGAACCTGACGGAGGAGGAAGGGCTTGTCCCCGTCCCCCGTCTCTGGCGGATGcagcctggaggcaggaggcccCAGTCACACAGGCCCGCTGCCCCCTCGCCCCACCCTGTCCGCTGGGCGTTGCTCAGATGAGAACCTACGTGAGCGTGCCTTGTCAATTGTTCGGCACCTTCGAAGGGAAGTAAGGCACAGAAATGGTTCAACGGGGACAGGGAGGCTGAGAAGAGAGGATGCAGAGCCTGCGGACCCCTCTGTCCGTCTGCCTCCCTCGTCCATTCCCACCAGAGCACAGAGAACCCGCTCCCGCCCACTGGGGAGCGTTAGAAGCCCCAGGAACACTTCTGCTGACGGAGGAGTCAGGACAGGCTCCTCGGGGCCGCCCCTGCCCGAGGTCAGCCGCCCCTCCCGGTGCCCCGCACGGCGCTGGCCGAGTTGTCGATGCATGCTGGGGGCTGCAGTCCCCACGGCGTCCCTGCAAACGGCACAGGTGTGAGGTGGCCGGCCTGGGGAAGGGGCACCGAGCCCAGGACACCTCAGCAGGGTCCAGGTGCAGGCCCGGGGGCACTCACTTCCCGTTGCCTGCCCACAAGGCAGAGGGCAGTATGAGCAGCGGGGACGGGGGCGCCCTCCAGAAGCAGGGCCTGGCCTGTCACTGCCCCGGACGGCTCACCCACTTTCAGGGATCCAGTTTTCACCTGTGAGTGTCCTTTCTGGGATACAGTTCTTCAGTTTCTTAACAAACACAGCAAGGTATTCAATCATacttatttgacaaatatttaaatcatttattgCCATTAATTTACAGCATTTCAATATACACACTGCACGGAAGTACAAACAGCTTCCCAAACACTGGCAATGTGCTTTGGGTGTGCGGCCAGCTGTCGGCTGGGTCATGGTCGTTAAAGGACACGACTTCGGAGTACTTAAATGCTAATGGTTACAAATTGTgttctcttcagtttttcattaaGTATATTCTAATAGATAATACACATATTACTGCAGATAAAACCTTCATTGAGAATTATTAACTTGATTGCATATTTGTGCTACTCTttctgaagagaaggaaaatattcaGTACTCGTAAGGCAGCAGAGAGTTGGTTTACGGACTCTGCTATGTCTAGAAAAATAGTCTGATTAGTAAAAATAGCATTCCGCATATTTTCCTCAGCAAGACTATTCATGATGGTGGAATCCATGACACGGCAACGGCAGCTGGCGATGCAGTCCCTTCAAAGGCCGGTTCTTCATCTCCTATTGTTAGGCTGACGCCTTTTTAGACATCCTAGGAAGAAGCATAAGGCAAAACCCGGTGAGGAAATGACCTCTCCACCAGCCTCAAAGGTCAGGAGGGCTTTAAGAAAGGTCATGGAGAGCTTGATATAACACTTATTTCAAGTCAGGATTTGACAGAAACAGTGATCTCCTACTTCATGCCAACGTTCCTGTTTTAATCAGTGACTTTTCACTGTGCTGTATTAACTGCCCGATCACTGTTTCAAATTCTCGGCATATTTTTGCTCTGAATCAAGTCTCCCCAGCTGACTTGACAGAAGCACTTCAGTCCACACCCACACCCTAGAGGTTTCTGCTCCACTCCGCCCAGCTCCTCCAAACACAAAGGGTGGGAGGGGTCTGCTCACTCGTGCCGGATCAGCCGTCCTCCCTGGATGAGCTGTGCTACTTCGTTGGTGGCGTGGCAGGCAAACAGGAGCCAGTTCCGAGGCTGCACCTTGTAGGCGAATCTCATGAACGTGAGGGAGTAACAGCAGAGGGCTGTCAGGACATGCAAGACAGACAGTGACTGACAGCCGCCAAGATCAAGGGCCGCTGGGCCAACTGCCTCTGCTGCTACAGCCTTTACATGCTTCCGCAAACGGGAGACTCATGAGCTGGTCGGCCCCGTTGCTGGGGACTCTGCTATTCATGAAAGTCAGTGCACAGACATCAGTTCTGacctccttttctttcccctaGAGTTGTTTATAGTCCATTATCTGAAAGAACTGCCCTTTAATCCCCTCAACATCTTTTACGgtcaaatattagagtttcaagTAAACTTAAAGATACTTTTTCTGAATAATGCTCAAGAGGACACACTCTTTAACTGGAGGTACTAAATCTGAAAGGCAGACAGGACCCTAACAAATACTTAAACACAGTAGCCCAGTTTCTCCCTTGCTGTGCGACGTAAGGTCTCTCGATGCCAGCAGGCTCTTTGTGGTACCTTCTAACGGTGACTGCAGTTTCTGGGGCGACAAACATGAAATGTACGCAGGAGCCATATCATGCTATAATTATACATAAAAATCCTCCCAGTTATTCACATCTGCATCCTTACCAAATGTCATCCGCCCACTGATAATCTCTGGGGACTTCTTCATGTCATTGATGGCGGCGATGGGAAGACCCCAGTTGGCTACTGGGCCCCAAAAGTGCTATAAAAAATGaggggagaaagaagaggaaaagtgaAGATGGAGCCATGAACAGCTGCAACTTCTACTACCTTAGATGGTAACGTGAACTGTGCGGGTCACCACTGGAAGGTCACCaggcaggcaggtgctgggttgtgCAAGTGCTGGCCTGTGAATCAGCAGTTCTCACAGGTGAGACCCCAAACTGAAGGGAGCAGGCACTTCACCAAGGTCCCTGCTAACATCCAGATGACAGTTAAGTAATCTCTGACTATCTCATTTAGAGAATTTTCAAATGAGATTAACTTCTTGCATAATTCAATCTTGCCACAACTTAACTTAAACCTTGTTAGAGCTATTTTCTGCAATGTTTAAATCTATCAGaacttcttttttaagttttcattaagATATGTGTCAGGATCTCTTAAAA
This window encodes:
- the MPC1 gene encoding mitochondrial pyruvate carrier 1, with protein sequence MAGALVRKAADYVRSKDFRDYLMSTHFWGPVANWGLPIAAINDMKKSPEIISGRMTFALCCYSLTFMRFAYKVQPRNWLLFACHATNEVAQLIQGGRLIRHEMSKKASA